One window from the genome of Helicoverpa zea isolate HzStark_Cry1AcR chromosome 6, ilHelZeax1.1, whole genome shotgun sequence encodes:
- the LOC124631220 gene encoding receptor-type tyrosine-protein phosphatase N2 isoform X2: protein MFRLSIRQALWALALLCALAPSHADGNIGCLFSASLCVEGVEWCYDDFAFGKCIPVYEKEVEEGSLFQYDMSSEQLQWFEGELQRLASRGYRWEHAYTQCVLQAMLYTLRQDLDPATVNTKICDHFADPKLSTTSEDNPENAEEMEPDETAYVRFTPNSALADSNFANEVYNPPLTPDDDPTPYIPKDNELPEPETPSDKLRDLMLLGGNEESPIILPFSGFRERILAQKEAKPVNDVSSLPRVMIDKEKKSVLGENEPNMAYSDEERLGAHFRKYKTKAPPFTAEYITSNRFSPLDEEIRSNAWKNYKHSFAEKHFPFEYENPGELPEPRVYIDEDGLDEFPIDAGSGELDPYHMKDNSPALDAKHNKQMEEYFMKYWRDVIDSKQKPQGALYAEGGPLRADELQGENPKFYPEDIQDLLNNEWGFKRRERDDVKKPGPRLDAKTLKILYHNNSVTAHGVQPAEKEEKSRDHDHNDYDYDPSYAYVEFKNRVDPSEVTFKVEKNNKGYDAMDVAHQVDEIKEDLRRQTGAQILSTGIGDRSKRPVSHHIDAPEPILGLDLPVLSALIGSLLVLVIGAVVFAVLLKRDMSAKRKLNGLSSAAEIDAEATRDYQELCRARMSGKWTGQQTAAAPPHPAEPPQRITSLSKEPEGNSPSTRSSTSSWSEEPALTNMDISTGHIVLAYMEDHLRNKDRLEQEWRALCAYEAEPCTTTAALKQENTGKNRYADVLPYDHSRVTLNTLSNHLGSDYINASTITDHDPRNPAYIAAAGPMAHTAPDFWQMVWEQGSVVMVMLTRLTENGQQLCHRYWPEEGSELYHIYEVHLVSEHIWCDDYLVRSFYLKNQRTGETRTVTQFHFLSWPENGVPSSTKALLEFRRKVNKSYRGRSCPIVVHCSDGAGRSGTYCLIDMVLNRMAKGAKEIDIAATLEHIRDQRTRTVATKQQFEFVLMAVAEEVHAILKALPAHLQQLQEKKDKDKEKEKEKDGSDKEKEKPN, encoded by the exons GTTGCTTATTCAGCGCATCATTATGCGTGGAGGGGGTGGAATGGTGCTATGACG ATTTCGCCTTCGGTAAATGTATACCGGTGTATGAAAAGGAAGTGGAGGAGGGGTCGCTCTTTCA ATATGACATGAGCTCAGAACAGCTGCAGTGGTTCGAAGGCGAGCTGCAGCGGCTGGCATCCCGCGGTTACCGCTGGGAGCATGCGTACACGCAGTGTGTGCTGCAAGCCATGCTGTACACGCTACGACAAGACCT TGACCCAGCCACTGTAAACACAAAGATTTGTGACCATTTTGCTGATCCGAAACTGAGCACCACTTCGGAGGATAACCCTGAAAATGCTGAAGAG ATGGAACCCGATGAGACAGCGTATGTCCGATTTACTCCAAACTCAGCGCTCGCGGACTCGAACTTCGCGAATGAGGTTTACAACCCTCCGCTTACACCAGATGATGACCCGACTCCGTATATTCCGAAAG ATAATGAACTACCCGAACCCGAAACTCCGAGTGACAAATTACGTGATTTGATGCTGCTGGGTGGAAACGAGGAATCCCCCATCATTCTACCATTTTCAGGATTCAGGGAACGAATCCTTGCCCAGAAAGAAGCAAAACCCGTGAACGACGTCAGCTCTTTACCCAGAGTTATGATCGACAAAGAGAAGAAATCGGTTCTTGGTGAGAATGAACCTAATATGGCGTACTCTGATGAAGAACGTTTAGGCGCCCATTTCCGCAAGTACAAGACTAAAGCTCCACCATTCACTGCGGAATACATCACAAGCAACAGATTCTCACCCTTAGACGAAGAAATTCGATCCAATGCTTGGAAGAACTACAAACATAGTTTTGCTGAGAAACACTTTCCATTCGAGTATGAAAATCCTGGTGAACTACCTGAACCAAGGGTCTACATTGATGAAGATGGTCTGGATGAGTTTCCCATTGATGCTGGTAGTGGGGAGCTCGATCCTTACCATATGAAAG ATAACTCACCGGCATTAGATGCAAAGCATAACAAACAAATGGaggaatattttatgaaatactgGCGTGATGTGATTGACTCTAAACAAAAGCCTCAAGGCGCCCTGTACGCTGAGGGCGGACCGCTCCGAGCTGATGAGCTGCAAG GTGAAAATCCAAAATTTTATCCCGAAGATATTCAAGATTTGCTTAATAACGAATGGGGCTTTAAGCGTAGGGAAAGAGATGATGTTAAAAAGCCTGGGCCGCGCCTGGACGCAAAAACATTAAAGATTTTATACCACAATAATTCAGTGACAG CTCATGGCGTTCAACCCGCGGAAAAAGAAGAAAAGTCGAGGGACCACGATCATAATGATTACGATTATGACCCATCATATGCTTACGTCGAGTTCAAGAACAG AGTTGATCCAAGTGAAGTTACATTCAAAGTTGAGAAAAATAACAAGGGGTATGATGCGATGGATGTAGCGCATCAAGTTG ATGAAATCAAGGAGGATTTACGACGTCAAACCGGAGCTCAAATTCTTTCCACTGGCATCGGTGACAGG AGTAAACGCCCAGTAAGCCACCATATTGACGCACCAGAACCGATCCTTGGCTTGGACTTGCCTGTACTGTCGGCTCTCATTGGAAGTCTGTTGGTGCTGGTGATAGGAGCCGTGGTCTTCGCCGTGCTGTTGAAGCGAGACATGAGTGCTAAGAGGAAATTGAACGGCCTGTCCTCTGCTGCTGAGATCGATGCTGAAGCTACTAGAGACTATCAG GAATTGTGCCGTGCTCGTATGTCTGGAAAGTGGACTGGTCAGCAGACGGCCGCCGCTCCCCCGCATCCCGCTGAGCCCCCGCAACGCATCACCTCGCTCTCCAAGGAACCTGAAGGCAATTCACCCTCAACTCGATCTAGCACATCATCGTG GAGTGAGGAACCAGCTCTAACCAACATGGACATCTCTACCGGACACATTGTTCTG GCTTACATGGAAGATCATCTGCGCAACAAAGACCGCTTGGAGCAAGAATGGCGAGCCCTATGCGCTTACGAAGCGGAGCCCTGCACGACCACCGCAGCCCTCAAGCAGGAAAACACTGGCAAAAACCGATATGCTGACGTCCTGCCTTACGACCACTCGAGGGTCACGCTGAACACGCTCTCTAACCACCTCGGATCTGATTATATCAATGCTTCGACTATC ACTGACCACGACCCTCGCAACCCAGCATACATCGCCGCAGCCGGTCCTATGGCTCACACAGCCCCTGACTTCTGGCAAATGGTGTGGGAGCAAGGCAGCGTCGTCATGGTCATGCTCACGCGCCTGACGGAGAACGGACAACAGCTGTGCCACCGCTACTGGCCTGAAGAGGGATCTGAGCTTTATCATATCTATGAG GTGCATCTGGTGAGCGAGCATATCTGGTGCGACGACTACTTGGTGCGCAGCTTCTACCTGAAGAACCAACGCACCGGCGAGACTCGCACCGTCACGCAGTTCCACTTCCTCTCCTGGCCTGAGAACGGCGTCCCATCATCGACCAAGGCTCTGCTGGAATTCAGGAG aaaagtGAACAAGTCGTACCGAGGAAGATCGTGCCCCATCGTTGTCCACTGCAG TGACGGAGCCGGTCGGTCAGGCACGTACTGCCTCATCGACATGGTGCTGAACCGCATGGCGAAGGGCGCCAAGGAGATCGACATCGCCGCCACGCTGGAGCACATCCGCGACCAGCGCACGCGCACCGTCGCCACCAAGCAGCAGTTCGAGTTCGTGCTTATGGCTGTTGCTGAAGAG GTCCACGCGATACTAAAAGCTTTGCCAGCGCACCTGCAACAACTGCAAGAGAAAAAAGACAAAGATAAggaaaaggaaaaagaaaaagacGGCAGCGACAAGGAAAAAGAGAAGCCTAACTAA
- the LOC124631220 gene encoding receptor-type tyrosine-protein phosphatase N2 isoform X1 — protein MFRLSIRQALWALALLCALAPSHADGNIGCLFSASLCVEGVEWCYDDFAFGKCIPVYEKEVEEGSLFQYDMSSEQLQWFEGELQRLASRGYRWEHAYTQCVLQAMLYTLRQDLDPATVNTKICDHFADPKLSTTSEDNPENAEEMEPDETAYVRFTPNSALADSNFANEVYNPPLTPDDDPTPYIPKDNELPEPETPSDKLRDLMLLGGNEESPIILPFSGFRERILAQKEAKPVNDVSSLPRVMIDKEKKSVLGENEPNMAYSDEERLGAHFRKYKTKAPPFTAEYITSNRFSPLDEEIRSNAWKNYKHSFAEKHFPFEYENPGELPEPRVYIDEDGLDEFPIDAGSGELDPYHMKDNSPALDAKHNKQMEEYFMKYWRDVIDSKQKPQGALYAEGGPLRADELQGENPKFYPEDIQDLLNNEWGFKRRERDDVKKPGPRLDAKTLKILYHNNSVTAHGVQPAEKEEKSRDHDHNDYDYDPSYAYVEFKNRFLTDWEKGISFISRLEEMLGLEKNTFTNPRVDPSEVTFKVEKNNKGYDAMDVAHQVDEIKEDLRRQTGAQILSTGIGDRSKRPVSHHIDAPEPILGLDLPVLSALIGSLLVLVIGAVVFAVLLKRDMSAKRKLNGLSSAAEIDAEATRDYQELCRARMSGKWTGQQTAAAPPHPAEPPQRITSLSKEPEGNSPSTRSSTSSWSEEPALTNMDISTGHIVLAYMEDHLRNKDRLEQEWRALCAYEAEPCTTTAALKQENTGKNRYADVLPYDHSRVTLNTLSNHLGSDYINASTITDHDPRNPAYIAAAGPMAHTAPDFWQMVWEQGSVVMVMLTRLTENGQQLCHRYWPEEGSELYHIYEVHLVSEHIWCDDYLVRSFYLKNQRTGETRTVTQFHFLSWPENGVPSSTKALLEFRRKVNKSYRGRSCPIVVHCSDGAGRSGTYCLIDMVLNRMAKGAKEIDIAATLEHIRDQRTRTVATKQQFEFVLMAVAEEVHAILKALPAHLQQLQEKKDKDKEKEKEKDGSDKEKEKPN, from the exons GTTGCTTATTCAGCGCATCATTATGCGTGGAGGGGGTGGAATGGTGCTATGACG ATTTCGCCTTCGGTAAATGTATACCGGTGTATGAAAAGGAAGTGGAGGAGGGGTCGCTCTTTCA ATATGACATGAGCTCAGAACAGCTGCAGTGGTTCGAAGGCGAGCTGCAGCGGCTGGCATCCCGCGGTTACCGCTGGGAGCATGCGTACACGCAGTGTGTGCTGCAAGCCATGCTGTACACGCTACGACAAGACCT TGACCCAGCCACTGTAAACACAAAGATTTGTGACCATTTTGCTGATCCGAAACTGAGCACCACTTCGGAGGATAACCCTGAAAATGCTGAAGAG ATGGAACCCGATGAGACAGCGTATGTCCGATTTACTCCAAACTCAGCGCTCGCGGACTCGAACTTCGCGAATGAGGTTTACAACCCTCCGCTTACACCAGATGATGACCCGACTCCGTATATTCCGAAAG ATAATGAACTACCCGAACCCGAAACTCCGAGTGACAAATTACGTGATTTGATGCTGCTGGGTGGAAACGAGGAATCCCCCATCATTCTACCATTTTCAGGATTCAGGGAACGAATCCTTGCCCAGAAAGAAGCAAAACCCGTGAACGACGTCAGCTCTTTACCCAGAGTTATGATCGACAAAGAGAAGAAATCGGTTCTTGGTGAGAATGAACCTAATATGGCGTACTCTGATGAAGAACGTTTAGGCGCCCATTTCCGCAAGTACAAGACTAAAGCTCCACCATTCACTGCGGAATACATCACAAGCAACAGATTCTCACCCTTAGACGAAGAAATTCGATCCAATGCTTGGAAGAACTACAAACATAGTTTTGCTGAGAAACACTTTCCATTCGAGTATGAAAATCCTGGTGAACTACCTGAACCAAGGGTCTACATTGATGAAGATGGTCTGGATGAGTTTCCCATTGATGCTGGTAGTGGGGAGCTCGATCCTTACCATATGAAAG ATAACTCACCGGCATTAGATGCAAAGCATAACAAACAAATGGaggaatattttatgaaatactgGCGTGATGTGATTGACTCTAAACAAAAGCCTCAAGGCGCCCTGTACGCTGAGGGCGGACCGCTCCGAGCTGATGAGCTGCAAG GTGAAAATCCAAAATTTTATCCCGAAGATATTCAAGATTTGCTTAATAACGAATGGGGCTTTAAGCGTAGGGAAAGAGATGATGTTAAAAAGCCTGGGCCGCGCCTGGACGCAAAAACATTAAAGATTTTATACCACAATAATTCAGTGACAG CTCATGGCGTTCAACCCGCGGAAAAAGAAGAAAAGTCGAGGGACCACGATCATAATGATTACGATTATGACCCATCATATGCTTACGTCGAGTTCAAGAACAG GTTCCTAACTGACTGGGAGAAAGGCATCTCATTTATTTCAAGACTAGAAGAAATGCTTGGTTTAGAGAAAAACACTTTTACAAACCCCCG AGTTGATCCAAGTGAAGTTACATTCAAAGTTGAGAAAAATAACAAGGGGTATGATGCGATGGATGTAGCGCATCAAGTTG ATGAAATCAAGGAGGATTTACGACGTCAAACCGGAGCTCAAATTCTTTCCACTGGCATCGGTGACAGG AGTAAACGCCCAGTAAGCCACCATATTGACGCACCAGAACCGATCCTTGGCTTGGACTTGCCTGTACTGTCGGCTCTCATTGGAAGTCTGTTGGTGCTGGTGATAGGAGCCGTGGTCTTCGCCGTGCTGTTGAAGCGAGACATGAGTGCTAAGAGGAAATTGAACGGCCTGTCCTCTGCTGCTGAGATCGATGCTGAAGCTACTAGAGACTATCAG GAATTGTGCCGTGCTCGTATGTCTGGAAAGTGGACTGGTCAGCAGACGGCCGCCGCTCCCCCGCATCCCGCTGAGCCCCCGCAACGCATCACCTCGCTCTCCAAGGAACCTGAAGGCAATTCACCCTCAACTCGATCTAGCACATCATCGTG GAGTGAGGAACCAGCTCTAACCAACATGGACATCTCTACCGGACACATTGTTCTG GCTTACATGGAAGATCATCTGCGCAACAAAGACCGCTTGGAGCAAGAATGGCGAGCCCTATGCGCTTACGAAGCGGAGCCCTGCACGACCACCGCAGCCCTCAAGCAGGAAAACACTGGCAAAAACCGATATGCTGACGTCCTGCCTTACGACCACTCGAGGGTCACGCTGAACACGCTCTCTAACCACCTCGGATCTGATTATATCAATGCTTCGACTATC ACTGACCACGACCCTCGCAACCCAGCATACATCGCCGCAGCCGGTCCTATGGCTCACACAGCCCCTGACTTCTGGCAAATGGTGTGGGAGCAAGGCAGCGTCGTCATGGTCATGCTCACGCGCCTGACGGAGAACGGACAACAGCTGTGCCACCGCTACTGGCCTGAAGAGGGATCTGAGCTTTATCATATCTATGAG GTGCATCTGGTGAGCGAGCATATCTGGTGCGACGACTACTTGGTGCGCAGCTTCTACCTGAAGAACCAACGCACCGGCGAGACTCGCACCGTCACGCAGTTCCACTTCCTCTCCTGGCCTGAGAACGGCGTCCCATCATCGACCAAGGCTCTGCTGGAATTCAGGAG aaaagtGAACAAGTCGTACCGAGGAAGATCGTGCCCCATCGTTGTCCACTGCAG TGACGGAGCCGGTCGGTCAGGCACGTACTGCCTCATCGACATGGTGCTGAACCGCATGGCGAAGGGCGCCAAGGAGATCGACATCGCCGCCACGCTGGAGCACATCCGCGACCAGCGCACGCGCACCGTCGCCACCAAGCAGCAGTTCGAGTTCGTGCTTATGGCTGTTGCTGAAGAG GTCCACGCGATACTAAAAGCTTTGCCAGCGCACCTGCAACAACTGCAAGAGAAAAAAGACAAAGATAAggaaaaggaaaaagaaaaagacGGCAGCGACAAGGAAAAAGAGAAGCCTAACTAA
- the LOC124631220 gene encoding receptor-type tyrosine-protein phosphatase N2 isoform X3, which produces MFRLSIRQALWALALLCALAPSHADGNIGCLFSASLCVEGVEWCYDDFAFGKCIPVYEKEVEEGSLFQYDMSSEQLQWFEGELQRLASRGYRWEHAYTQCVLQAMLYTLRQDLDPATVNTKICDHFADPKLSTTSEDNPENAEEMEPDETAYVRFTPNSALADSNFANEVYNPPLTPDDDPTPYIPKDNELPEPETPSDKLRDLMLLGGNEESPIILPFSGFRERILAQKEAKPVNDVSSLPRVMIDKEKKSVLGENEPNMAYSDEERLGAHFRKYKTKAPPFTAEYITSNRFSPLDEEIRSNAWKNYKHSFAEKHFPFEYENPGELPEPRVYIDEDGLDEFPIDAGSGELDPYHMKDNSPALDAKHNKQMEEYFMKYWRDVIDSKQKPQGALYAEGGPLRADELQAHGVQPAEKEEKSRDHDHNDYDYDPSYAYVEFKNRFLTDWEKGISFISRLEEMLGLEKNTFTNPRVDPSEVTFKVEKNNKGYDAMDVAHQVDEIKEDLRRQTGAQILSTGIGDRSKRPVSHHIDAPEPILGLDLPVLSALIGSLLVLVIGAVVFAVLLKRDMSAKRKLNGLSSAAEIDAEATRDYQELCRARMSGKWTGQQTAAAPPHPAEPPQRITSLSKEPEGNSPSTRSSTSSWSEEPALTNMDISTGHIVLAYMEDHLRNKDRLEQEWRALCAYEAEPCTTTAALKQENTGKNRYADVLPYDHSRVTLNTLSNHLGSDYINASTITDHDPRNPAYIAAAGPMAHTAPDFWQMVWEQGSVVMVMLTRLTENGQQLCHRYWPEEGSELYHIYEVHLVSEHIWCDDYLVRSFYLKNQRTGETRTVTQFHFLSWPENGVPSSTKALLEFRRKVNKSYRGRSCPIVVHCSDGAGRSGTYCLIDMVLNRMAKGAKEIDIAATLEHIRDQRTRTVATKQQFEFVLMAVAEEVHAILKALPAHLQQLQEKKDKDKEKEKEKDGSDKEKEKPN; this is translated from the exons GTTGCTTATTCAGCGCATCATTATGCGTGGAGGGGGTGGAATGGTGCTATGACG ATTTCGCCTTCGGTAAATGTATACCGGTGTATGAAAAGGAAGTGGAGGAGGGGTCGCTCTTTCA ATATGACATGAGCTCAGAACAGCTGCAGTGGTTCGAAGGCGAGCTGCAGCGGCTGGCATCCCGCGGTTACCGCTGGGAGCATGCGTACACGCAGTGTGTGCTGCAAGCCATGCTGTACACGCTACGACAAGACCT TGACCCAGCCACTGTAAACACAAAGATTTGTGACCATTTTGCTGATCCGAAACTGAGCACCACTTCGGAGGATAACCCTGAAAATGCTGAAGAG ATGGAACCCGATGAGACAGCGTATGTCCGATTTACTCCAAACTCAGCGCTCGCGGACTCGAACTTCGCGAATGAGGTTTACAACCCTCCGCTTACACCAGATGATGACCCGACTCCGTATATTCCGAAAG ATAATGAACTACCCGAACCCGAAACTCCGAGTGACAAATTACGTGATTTGATGCTGCTGGGTGGAAACGAGGAATCCCCCATCATTCTACCATTTTCAGGATTCAGGGAACGAATCCTTGCCCAGAAAGAAGCAAAACCCGTGAACGACGTCAGCTCTTTACCCAGAGTTATGATCGACAAAGAGAAGAAATCGGTTCTTGGTGAGAATGAACCTAATATGGCGTACTCTGATGAAGAACGTTTAGGCGCCCATTTCCGCAAGTACAAGACTAAAGCTCCACCATTCACTGCGGAATACATCACAAGCAACAGATTCTCACCCTTAGACGAAGAAATTCGATCCAATGCTTGGAAGAACTACAAACATAGTTTTGCTGAGAAACACTTTCCATTCGAGTATGAAAATCCTGGTGAACTACCTGAACCAAGGGTCTACATTGATGAAGATGGTCTGGATGAGTTTCCCATTGATGCTGGTAGTGGGGAGCTCGATCCTTACCATATGAAAG ATAACTCACCGGCATTAGATGCAAAGCATAACAAACAAATGGaggaatattttatgaaatactgGCGTGATGTGATTGACTCTAAACAAAAGCCTCAAGGCGCCCTGTACGCTGAGGGCGGACCGCTCCGAGCTGATGAGCTGCAAG CTCATGGCGTTCAACCCGCGGAAAAAGAAGAAAAGTCGAGGGACCACGATCATAATGATTACGATTATGACCCATCATATGCTTACGTCGAGTTCAAGAACAG GTTCCTAACTGACTGGGAGAAAGGCATCTCATTTATTTCAAGACTAGAAGAAATGCTTGGTTTAGAGAAAAACACTTTTACAAACCCCCG AGTTGATCCAAGTGAAGTTACATTCAAAGTTGAGAAAAATAACAAGGGGTATGATGCGATGGATGTAGCGCATCAAGTTG ATGAAATCAAGGAGGATTTACGACGTCAAACCGGAGCTCAAATTCTTTCCACTGGCATCGGTGACAGG AGTAAACGCCCAGTAAGCCACCATATTGACGCACCAGAACCGATCCTTGGCTTGGACTTGCCTGTACTGTCGGCTCTCATTGGAAGTCTGTTGGTGCTGGTGATAGGAGCCGTGGTCTTCGCCGTGCTGTTGAAGCGAGACATGAGTGCTAAGAGGAAATTGAACGGCCTGTCCTCTGCTGCTGAGATCGATGCTGAAGCTACTAGAGACTATCAG GAATTGTGCCGTGCTCGTATGTCTGGAAAGTGGACTGGTCAGCAGACGGCCGCCGCTCCCCCGCATCCCGCTGAGCCCCCGCAACGCATCACCTCGCTCTCCAAGGAACCTGAAGGCAATTCACCCTCAACTCGATCTAGCACATCATCGTG GAGTGAGGAACCAGCTCTAACCAACATGGACATCTCTACCGGACACATTGTTCTG GCTTACATGGAAGATCATCTGCGCAACAAAGACCGCTTGGAGCAAGAATGGCGAGCCCTATGCGCTTACGAAGCGGAGCCCTGCACGACCACCGCAGCCCTCAAGCAGGAAAACACTGGCAAAAACCGATATGCTGACGTCCTGCCTTACGACCACTCGAGGGTCACGCTGAACACGCTCTCTAACCACCTCGGATCTGATTATATCAATGCTTCGACTATC ACTGACCACGACCCTCGCAACCCAGCATACATCGCCGCAGCCGGTCCTATGGCTCACACAGCCCCTGACTTCTGGCAAATGGTGTGGGAGCAAGGCAGCGTCGTCATGGTCATGCTCACGCGCCTGACGGAGAACGGACAACAGCTGTGCCACCGCTACTGGCCTGAAGAGGGATCTGAGCTTTATCATATCTATGAG GTGCATCTGGTGAGCGAGCATATCTGGTGCGACGACTACTTGGTGCGCAGCTTCTACCTGAAGAACCAACGCACCGGCGAGACTCGCACCGTCACGCAGTTCCACTTCCTCTCCTGGCCTGAGAACGGCGTCCCATCATCGACCAAGGCTCTGCTGGAATTCAGGAG aaaagtGAACAAGTCGTACCGAGGAAGATCGTGCCCCATCGTTGTCCACTGCAG TGACGGAGCCGGTCGGTCAGGCACGTACTGCCTCATCGACATGGTGCTGAACCGCATGGCGAAGGGCGCCAAGGAGATCGACATCGCCGCCACGCTGGAGCACATCCGCGACCAGCGCACGCGCACCGTCGCCACCAAGCAGCAGTTCGAGTTCGTGCTTATGGCTGTTGCTGAAGAG GTCCACGCGATACTAAAAGCTTTGCCAGCGCACCTGCAACAACTGCAAGAGAAAAAAGACAAAGATAAggaaaaggaaaaagaaaaagacGGCAGCGACAAGGAAAAAGAGAAGCCTAACTAA